Proteins from one Desulfovibrio intestinalis genomic window:
- a CDS encoding HlyD family type I secretion periplasmic adaptor subunit — protein sequence MSALLNFWRRLFGLPPAHEEEHLPYMNKVDAALQRKGKFEAVFLSIGTAFLIAILLVWAAWASIDEVTRGQGQVVAASGTQVIQNLEGGILRDVLVREGQVVEKEQPLARLDNMGAASQYTDALTKALENRVALIRLEAEKNGTVPVFDAELVAAAPQIVADQEEMYTSRRDRFLSEMAMLTSQHKQRLRDVDEQRGRKIQLIHNLALAEERRDIAKPLEARKLYPRVEYLDLEQRVVTLRGDVEAVSSAAGKAEEAALEVERKLLLHKAEYDAEITAEINKRRTELTSLQALLSAGGDRVTRTELRAPVRGTVKRVIINTLGGVVRSGEPIMEIVPLGDTLLVEARIRPADIAFIHAEQRAIVKISAYDFSIYGGLEAVVEQISADTIEDKRSDFFYLVKLRTRKNEIVYRNEHLPIIPGMVAVVEIISGKKTVLDYLLKPLLKAQQNAMRER from the coding sequence ATGAGTGCTCTTTTGAATTTCTGGCGGCGTTTGTTCGGCTTGCCTCCTGCACACGAGGAGGAGCATCTGCCCTATATGAACAAGGTGGACGCCGCCTTGCAGCGCAAAGGCAAATTTGAGGCCGTTTTTCTTTCCATCGGCACGGCCTTTCTTATTGCCATTCTGCTTGTCTGGGCGGCCTGGGCCTCCATTGATGAAGTCACACGCGGGCAGGGGCAGGTGGTGGCCGCCAGCGGCACTCAGGTCATACAAAATCTTGAAGGCGGCATCCTGCGCGATGTGCTGGTGCGCGAGGGGCAAGTGGTTGAAAAAGAGCAGCCTCTGGCCCGGCTCGACAATATGGGCGCGGCCAGCCAATACACCGACGCCCTGACCAAGGCGCTGGAAAACCGGGTGGCCCTCATACGCCTTGAAGCGGAAAAGAATGGAACCGTCCCTGTTTTTGACGCGGAGCTGGTGGCCGCGGCCCCGCAAATAGTGGCTGACCAGGAAGAAATGTACACCAGCCGCCGCGACAGATTTCTTTCTGAAATGGCCATGCTGACTTCGCAACACAAGCAGCGCCTCAGGGATGTGGACGAACAGCGCGGACGCAAAATTCAGCTTATTCATAATCTTGCCCTGGCTGAAGAACGCCGCGACATAGCCAAACCGCTAGAGGCGCGCAAGCTCTACCCCAGAGTGGAGTATCTGGATCTGGAACAGCGCGTTGTGACTCTGCGTGGCGATGTTGAAGCTGTTTCCTCCGCGGCAGGCAAAGCTGAAGAGGCCGCGCTGGAAGTCGAACGCAAGCTGCTTCTGCACAAGGCCGAATACGATGCCGAAATCACCGCAGAAATCAACAAGCGCCGCACAGAACTGACCTCGCTTCAAGCCCTGCTTTCAGCCGGGGGCGACCGCGTGACCCGAACCGAATTGCGCGCTCCGGTGCGGGGCACGGTAAAAAGAGTCATCATCAACACACTTGGCGGCGTGGTGCGTTCCGGCGAACCCATCATGGAGATCGTTCCTCTGGGCGACACCCTGCTGGTAGAGGCCCGCATACGCCCTGCCGACATCGCATTTATCCACGCAGAGCAGCGGGCCATCGTCAAAATTTCTGCCTACGATTTTTCCATCTATGGCGGCCTTGAGGCTGTAGTGGAGCAAATCAGCGCCGACACCATCGAGGACAAAAGGAGCGATTTTTTTTATCTGGTCAAATTGCGCACCAGAAAAAACGAAATCGTCTACCGAAACGAACACCTGCCCATCATCCCCGGCATGGTGGCCGTAGTTGAAATCATTTCCGGGAAAAAAACCGTGCTGGATTATCTGCTCAAACCCCTGCTCAAGGCGCAACAAAACGCCATGAGAGAACGCTAA
- a CDS encoding type I secretion system permease/ATPase: MRQEQKSASDETPKVLADSIPESADHTPSFAHSLRTLLRLLGRPVSLPLLLSGIRGGPSSDSPSACLRSAKRYGLDACIAHRKSLNNISSLVLPCILLLKHGQSCVLLKQDSAANTAEVIFPEGSENPKSVNRQELEEEYVGYAVFGSLTGKLDARARVALPVTKRWFWDVIAHYMPLYKHVIIATILINFLGIAGSLFAMNVYDRVVPNQAEETLWVLASGVLFAYVVDFILRNVRGYFVDLAGRNADVVLSSKLMSKVLSLRMDAKPDSTGALVNNLSGFESLRDFFSSGSLVVLADLPFLIIFLSLIFLIGGPIVFVPLTAVPLMVGIGLLLQMGARRFAATNYMLNMQKNALLTEIVHGLETVKTSRAESRLLHLWEQICDASAETSRISRRYATLTLSVSSGLSQLVSVGVIVWGVYRIMDGAMTMGGLIACNILAGRAMAPLMQLAGMISRLHQSRMALAALNSIMELPTEDPAETDKTDFGLLQPAFTFEHVGFSYPGAKHNSLSDVSFTIRPHEKVGIIGRMGSGKSTVGRLMTGLYTPQEGAVRFGGVDLRQMDAANLRGRIGYLPQDVTLFYGTIRDNIALDDPGIEDQRVLRAAYQAGATEFIRTLPGGLGAPVGEQGFAISGGQRQSVALARALLHDPEVLILDEPTSNMDKATESLLRTRLAKLVEGKTLVLITHRASLLALVNRLIIIDNGRVVADGPRDEVLEAISSQKSQKHKSSASAKNDRNHAEKADKNTGQTAGEGKKTSVEKLAPTSPTAPPEDSFKGGIRGAA; the protein is encoded by the coding sequence ATGAGGCAAGAGCAAAAATCTGCATCTGACGAAACACCAAAAGTTTTGGCAGACAGCATACCCGAAAGTGCGGACCATACGCCGTCCTTCGCCCATTCCTTGCGCACATTGCTGCGCCTTCTGGGCAGGCCGGTGTCTCTACCCCTTTTGCTCAGCGGCATACGCGGCGGCCCAAGCTCAGATTCACCTTCGGCCTGCCTGCGCTCCGCCAAGCGGTATGGTCTTGACGCGTGCATCGCGCACCGCAAAAGCCTCAACAACATCTCCTCTCTGGTTCTGCCCTGCATTCTGCTGCTGAAACACGGCCAAAGTTGTGTTTTGCTGAAACAGGATTCGGCGGCAAACACTGCGGAAGTCATTTTTCCCGAAGGTTCTGAAAATCCCAAAAGCGTAAACCGGCAGGAACTGGAAGAAGAATACGTGGGATACGCGGTGTTTGGCAGCCTTACCGGCAAGCTGGACGCCCGCGCCCGCGTGGCCCTGCCTGTGACAAAGCGCTGGTTCTGGGATGTCATTGCCCACTACATGCCTTTATACAAACACGTCATTATTGCCACCATTCTCATCAATTTTCTGGGCATAGCGGGTTCGCTTTTCGCGATGAACGTTTATGACCGCGTGGTGCCCAACCAGGCCGAAGAAACCTTGTGGGTACTGGCGTCAGGCGTTTTGTTCGCCTATGTGGTGGATTTCATTCTGCGCAATGTGCGCGGCTATTTTGTGGATCTGGCCGGACGCAATGCGGATGTGGTGCTGTCCAGCAAGCTCATGAGCAAGGTGCTCTCCCTGCGCATGGACGCAAAGCCCGATTCAACGGGAGCGCTTGTCAACAACCTGAGCGGATTCGAATCGCTGCGGGATTTTTTCAGCTCGGGCAGTCTGGTCGTTTTGGCCGACCTGCCCTTTCTTATTATCTTTCTCAGCCTCATATTTCTTATCGGCGGCCCCATTGTGTTCGTGCCGCTGACAGCTGTTCCGCTTATGGTGGGTATAGGACTTTTGCTGCAAATGGGCGCGCGGCGCTTCGCCGCCACCAACTACATGCTGAATATGCAAAAGAACGCCCTGCTGACTGAAATCGTGCACGGGCTTGAAACCGTCAAAACCAGCCGGGCAGAAAGCCGCCTGCTTCATCTTTGGGAGCAGATCTGCGACGCCTCGGCTGAAACATCCCGCATTTCCCGGCGTTACGCCACCCTGACCCTCAGCGTTTCAAGCGGTCTCAGCCAGCTTGTGTCTGTCGGGGTTATTGTGTGGGGCGTGTACCGCATCATGGACGGCGCGATGACGATGGGCGGCCTTATTGCCTGCAACATTCTGGCAGGGCGGGCAATGGCCCCGCTGATGCAGCTGGCGGGCATGATTTCGCGCCTGCACCAGTCGCGCATGGCCCTCGCAGCGCTGAACTCCATTATGGAGCTGCCCACTGAAGACCCCGCTGAAACAGACAAGACAGACTTTGGCCTGCTGCAACCCGCGTTTACATTCGAGCATGTGGGATTCAGCTATCCGGGGGCCAAGCACAATTCATTGTCGGACGTGAGCTTTACCATACGCCCTCACGAAAAAGTGGGCATCATCGGGCGCATGGGTTCCGGCAAATCAACTGTGGGCCGCCTCATGACAGGGCTTTACACGCCGCAGGAAGGAGCCGTGCGCTTTGGAGGCGTGGACCTGCGGCAGATGGACGCCGCCAATCTGCGTGGCCGCATAGGCTATCTGCCACAGGATGTGACGCTGTTTTACGGCACCATACGCGACAATATCGCTCTGGATGATCCCGGCATCGAAGACCAGCGGGTGCTGCGCGCCGCCTATCAGGCGGGAGCCACAGAATTTATCCGCACGCTGCCCGGCGGGCTGGGCGCTCCGGTAGGTGAACAGGGATTTGCCATTTCCGGGGGACAGCGCCAATCCGTAGCGCTGGCACGCGCGCTGCTGCACGACCCGGAAGTGCTCATTCTTGATGAACCCACAAGCAATATGGACAAGGCTACCGAGAGCCTGCTGCGCACGCGCCTTGCCAAACTGGTGGAAGGCAAGACTCTTGTTCTCATCACGCACAGGGCCAGCCTGCTGGCCCTGGTGAACCGTCTCATCATTATTGATAATGGCCGCGTGGTGGCTGACGGCCCGCGTGACGAAGTGCTGGAAGCCATAAGCAGTCAAAAATCTCAAAAGCACAAATCTTCCGCCTCCGCAAAGAACGACCGCAACCATGCGGAGAAAGCGGATAAAAATACAGGGCAAACCGCAGGTGAAGGTAAAAAAACCAGTGTTGAAAAACTGGCGCCAACATCACCAACTGCGCCACCTGAAGATTCTTTTAAAGGTGGCATCCGGGGGGCAGCATGA
- the mutY gene encoding A/G-specific adenine glycosylase, with translation MPQTRKKLPNGVSKKDASAGQPASLLPGFEESCLPATADTVRHLTPGDHIPGLQKALLDWFAVHQRALPWRVSYTPYEVWISEVMLQQTQMERGVSYFLRWMQRFPDVATLAAAHEEDVLLLWEGLGYYSRARHILAAARKIMAEHGGVFPSDLASIRALPGVGPYTAGAIASIAFGEKLPCVDANVERVISRIFDVDSPVKQEPAAGVIHRWALKLVPEGKSREHNQAMMELGALVCRKKPLCGACPLAAFCISHHLGIADQRPVPGKRAVIKPVNAVTGVLRIGKNIFVQKRPPSGVWGNLWEFPGGRVEPGESPEQASVREFMEETGFEVRVTANYGVIRHGYTTYRLTLHCFGLELMNPCGGAEAEKYSEACPPPLQLTAAQQYKWTTPEELENLAMPAAHRKLADSLFNKPAATSDEPASATVRQARLTE, from the coding sequence ATGCCCCAAACACGCAAAAAACTCCCCAATGGCGTCTCAAAAAAAGACGCCAGCGCCGGACAGCCTGCCAGCCTTTTGCCGGGTTTTGAAGAATCCTGCCTGCCAGCAACGGCTGACACGGTGCGCCATCTGACGCCGGGCGATCATATCCCCGGCCTGCAAAAAGCCCTGCTCGACTGGTTTGCCGTACACCAGCGCGCCCTGCCCTGGCGTGTCAGCTACACGCCCTATGAAGTCTGGATTTCAGAAGTCATGTTGCAGCAAACGCAAATGGAGCGCGGCGTCAGCTATTTTTTGCGCTGGATGCAACGCTTCCCCGATGTCGCCACACTGGCGGCGGCGCATGAAGAAGACGTGCTGCTTTTGTGGGAAGGCCTGGGCTACTATTCGCGCGCGCGCCACATCCTTGCCGCTGCCCGCAAGATAATGGCTGAACACGGCGGCGTTTTTCCCTCGGATCTGGCTTCCATCCGCGCACTTCCCGGCGTGGGGCCATACACGGCAGGAGCTATTGCCAGCATAGCCTTTGGCGAAAAGCTGCCCTGTGTGGACGCCAATGTGGAGCGCGTCATTTCCCGCATTTTTGATGTGGACAGCCCGGTGAAGCAGGAACCTGCGGCGGGCGTGATCCACCGTTGGGCATTGAAGCTTGTTCCAGAGGGAAAATCCCGCGAGCACAATCAGGCCATGATGGAGCTGGGTGCCCTTGTTTGCCGAAAAAAACCGCTTTGCGGGGCATGCCCCCTGGCAGCCTTCTGCATCAGCCATCATCTTGGCATCGCCGACCAGCGCCCCGTACCGGGCAAGCGCGCTGTCATAAAGCCCGTTAACGCAGTCACGGGCGTGCTGCGTATCGGCAAAAACATTTTTGTGCAAAAACGCCCGCCATCCGGCGTATGGGGAAACCTGTGGGAATTCCCCGGCGGCAGGGTTGAACCGGGCGAAAGCCCCGAACAGGCCTCGGTTCGGGAATTTATGGAAGAAACGGGATTCGAGGTGCGCGTAACAGCCAATTATGGCGTCATACGCCACGGCTACACCACCTATCGGCTCACCCTGCACTGCTTTGGGCTTGAGCTGATGAATCCCTGCGGCGGCGCTGAAGCCGAAAAATATTCTGAAGCCTGCCCGCCCCCGCTGCAACTGACCGCAGCCCAGCAATATAAGTGGACCACCCCGGAAGAACTGGAGAATTTGGCCATGCCCGCTGCCCACCGCAAGCTGGCAGACAGCCTGTTCAACAAGCCTGCTGCAACGTCAGATGAGCCCGCCTCCGCAACAGTGCGTCAAGCGCGCCTGACTGAATAG
- a CDS encoding peptidylprolyl isomerase, which translates to MAENPTVLLETTSGDILIELFPDKAPKTVANFLQYVDEGFYNNTIFHRVIPGFMIQGGGLGARMDEKATREPVANEADNGVKNERGTIAMARTRDPHSATAQFFINLVDNAFLDHSSPTLDGWGYCAFGRVTEGMDIVEKIAKVKTKSMGMHENVPVDMVLITGSSRFE; encoded by the coding sequence ATGGCTGAAAATCCCACGGTTTTGCTGGAAACCACGTCCGGCGACATTTTGATCGAGCTCTTCCCCGACAAGGCCCCGAAAACCGTTGCCAATTTTTTGCAATATGTGGATGAGGGTTTTTACAACAACACCATCTTCCACCGCGTGATCCCCGGTTTCATGATCCAGGGCGGCGGTCTTGGCGCGCGTATGGACGAAAAAGCCACCCGCGAACCTGTGGCCAACGAGGCTGACAACGGCGTGAAAAACGAACGCGGCACCATTGCTATGGCCCGCACCCGTGACCCGCACAGTGCCACGGCGCAGTTTTTCATCAATCTGGTGGACAACGCTTTTCTTGACCACAGTTCTCCCACCCTTGACGGATGGGGCTATTGCGCCTTTGGCCGCGTGACCGAAGGTATGGACATTGTGGAAAAGATCGCCAAGGTGAAAACCAAGAGCATGGGCATGCACGAAAACGTGCCCGTGGATATGGTGCTCATCACTGGCTCCAGCCGTTTCGAATAA
- a CDS encoding DinB family protein gives MSRDITNAIQAPYRHSWNLLTQLIDTCPDKVWNETRGGWPFWQQVAHVLAVLNFFTLAENEEPLPAPCDMATLMLKVQGSCVISKDTMRDYAEAVRVAVDGWLDGLSDSDLVKVHTVLSKKIGRDVAFGAAIAMLASHTCYHIGSCDAALRDNGLPGVF, from the coding sequence ATGTCTCGCGATATTACCAATGCAATTCAGGCTCCTTATCGCCATTCCTGGAACCTTTTGACCCAACTTATTGATACCTGCCCCGACAAAGTCTGGAATGAAACACGCGGCGGTTGGCCTTTTTGGCAGCAGGTTGCGCATGTTCTTGCGGTGCTGAATTTTTTTACGCTTGCCGAAAATGAAGAGCCGCTGCCAGCCCCCTGCGACATGGCCACGCTTATGCTCAAGGTGCAGGGTTCCTGCGTTATAAGCAAAGACACCATGCGTGATTATGCCGAAGCCGTGCGCGTCGCCGTAGACGGCTGGCTGGACGGTCTTTCCGACAGCGATCTTGTCAAGGTGCATACAGTACTGAGCAAAAAAATCGGGCGCGATGTGGCTTTTGGAGCAGCCATAGCCATGCTGGCCAGCCATACCTGCTATCACATTGGCTCCTGTGACGCCGCCCTGCGGGACAACGGCCTGCCCGGCGTTTTTTAG